A single genomic interval of Cucumis sativus cultivar 9930 chromosome 7, Cucumber_9930_V3, whole genome shotgun sequence harbors:
- the LOC101215522 gene encoding mannosyl-oligosaccharide 1,2-alpha-mannosidase MNS1 has translation MARTRSSTSKWRYCHPSYYLKRPKRLAFLLVTFVCASLLVWDRQTLLREHEDELAKLKSEVVRLKSLVEEDNDKTMNGIAARVHEEAKEEEVDDPIDAERREKVKEAAIHAWNSYEKYAWGQDELQPQSKSGINSFGGLGATIVDSLDTLYIMGLDEQFQKAKEWVANSLDFNKNYDASVFETTIRVVGGLLSAYDLSGDKLFLDKAVDIADRLLPAWDTPSGIPYNFINLVDGRPHNPSWTGGFSILADAGTEQLEFISLSQRTGDPKYQQKVENVITQLNKNFPDDGLLPIYIDPNEGKGSHATITFGAMGDSFYEYLLKVWIHGNKTSAVKHYREMWEKSMKGLSSLVRRTTPSAFTYICEKSGSSLSDKMDELACFAPGMIALGSSGYDSEESKKFLTLAEELAWTCYNFYQTTPTKLAGENYFFYSGEDMSVGTSWNILRPETVESLFYLWRLTGNKTYKEWGWNIFQAFEKNSRVESGYVGLKDVNTGVKDNMMQSFFLAETLKYIYLLFTPPSVIPLDEWVFNTEAHPLRIVTRKEGRDIERILDEKRKPFIRLRSRKEGRSD, from the exons ATGGCTAGGACCAGATCGTCTACGAGTAAATGGAGGTATTGTCATCCATCGTACTACCTGAAGAGACCCAAAAGATTGGCTTTTCTTTTAGTGACATTCGTTTGCGCTAGTTTATTAGTTTGGGACCGCCAGACTCTGCTCAGAGAACATGAG GACGAGCTTGCAAAGTTAAAATCTGAGGTGGTACGATTGAAAAGTCTG GTAGAAGAAGATAACGATAAGACAATGAATGGAATTGCCGCCAGAGTTCACGAGGAGGCCAAGGAGGAGGAGGTTGACGATCCTATTGATGCTGAGCGAAGGGAAAAAGTTAAAGAAGCAGCAATTCATGCCTGGAATTCCTATGAAAAATATGCTTGGGGACAAGATGAACTGCAA CCACAATCAAAAAGTGGGATTAATAGCTTTGGTGGTCTTGGAGCAACGATAGTAGATTCTCTTGATACATTGTATATCATGGGTCTCGATGAGCAATTCCAAAAAGCTAAAGA GTGGGTTGCAAACTCATTGGATTTCAACAAGAACTATGACGCCAGCGTTTTTGAGACAACCATAAG AGTTGTAGGTGGACTTCTCAGTGCATACGATCTCTCCGGTGACAAACTGTTTCTCGACAAGGCAGTAGATATAGCTGATAGGTTGCTTCCAGCATGGGATACCCCTTCAGGAATCCCTTATAACTTCATAAATTTGGTTGATGGAAGACCTCATAATCCTTCATGGACTGGG gGTTTTAGTATCCTTGCAGATGCTGGTACTGAGCAGCTGGAGTTCATTTCTCTGTCACAAAGGACTGGAGATCCAAAGTATCAGCaaaag GTTGAGAATGTAATAACCCAGCTCAATAAAAATTTTCCCGATGATGGGCTGCTGCCCATATACATTGATCCAAATGAAGGAAAAGGATCACATGCAACCATAACTTTTGGTGCCATGGGCGACAG CTTTTATGAATACTTGCTCAAAGTGTGGATACATGGAAACAAAACTTCTGCTGTAAAGCATTACCG ggAAATGTGGGAGAAGTCAATGAAAGGCCTTTCAAGCTTGGTTAGGAGGACAACCCCGTCAGCTTTCACCTATATTTGTGAGAAGAGTGGATCTTCCCTCAGTGACAAG ATGGATGAACTTGCATGCTTTGCTCCAGGAATGATAGCTTTGGGATCATCTGGCTATGATTCTGAAGAGTCTAAGAAGTTTTTAACGCTTGCAGAAGAG CTTGCTTGGACGTGCTATAATTTCTACCAGACCACCCCTACAAAGTTGGCTGGAGAGAACTATTTCTTCTACTCCGGAGAG gATATGAGTGTCGGAACATCGTGGAATATACTGAGACCAGAGACAGTAGAATCACTCTTTTATCTCTGGCGCCTGACTGGCAACAAGACATACAAAGAGTGGGGTTGGAATATATTTCAAGCATTCGAAAAGAATTCCCGGGTGGAATCAGGTTATGTCGGGCTGAAAGAT GTGAACACAGGTGTGAAGGACAACATGATGCAGAGTTTCTTCCTCGCAGAGACTCTGAAATATATCTATCTTCTCTTTACACCACCTTCAGTCATTCCTCTAGACGAATGGGTATTCAACACAGAAGCTCACCCTCTACGAATTGTAACCCGAAAAGAGGGAAGAGACATTGAAAGAATTTTAGACGAGAAACGCAAGCCATTCATAAGGCTGCGTAGCAGGAAGGAAGGTCGGTCTGATTGA